The proteins below come from a single Streptomyces sp. SCSIO 75703 genomic window:
- a CDS encoding ATP-dependent DNA ligase, with the protein MLLARLAQVSREVAATSARSRKTALLAELFREAEPEDVPVVIPYLAGRLPQGRIGVGWKVLGRPVAPARTPSLTVREVDERLTRLAAVSGPGSLAERTRQAGELMAAATADEQRFLLGLLTGEVRQGALDAAAVEGLAAATGAPPANVRRAVMLAGSLRTVAGALLAEGPAALEGFRLTVGRPVLPMLAHSASSVAEAVGRLGAAAVEEKLDGIRVQVHRDGDTVRVHTRTLDDITGRLPEVAEAARSLPGERFVLDGEAISLDADGRPRSFQETAGRIGSRADVATAARSLPVSAVFFDALSVDGRDLLDLPLARRHAELARLVPEPMRVRRAVVSGPGETAAAEAFLAETLARGHEGVVVKALDAAYSAGRRGAAWLKVKPVHTVDLVVLAAEWGHGRRTGLLSNLHLGARAADGSFVMLGKTFKGLTDRMLAWQTERLRELAVAESGHVVTVRPELVVEIAYDGLQRSSRYPAGVTLRFARVLRHREDKRPEEADTVEALLAAHPGAAP; encoded by the coding sequence ATGCTGCTCGCCCGGCTGGCCCAGGTGTCCCGGGAGGTCGCCGCCACCTCGGCGCGGTCCCGGAAGACCGCCCTGCTCGCGGAGTTGTTCCGGGAGGCGGAGCCGGAGGACGTGCCGGTCGTCATCCCGTACCTCGCCGGGCGGCTCCCGCAGGGGCGCATCGGGGTCGGCTGGAAGGTGCTGGGCCGGCCGGTCGCCCCGGCCCGCACCCCGTCGCTGACCGTGCGCGAGGTGGACGAGCGGCTCACCCGCCTCGCCGCCGTGTCCGGTCCGGGCTCCCTGGCCGAACGGACCCGGCAGGCCGGCGAGCTGATGGCCGCCGCCACCGCCGACGAGCAGCGCTTCCTGCTCGGGCTGCTGACCGGCGAGGTCCGCCAGGGCGCGCTGGACGCCGCCGCCGTCGAGGGGCTGGCCGCGGCGACCGGGGCGCCCCCGGCGAACGTGCGGCGGGCGGTGATGCTCGCCGGCTCGCTGCGGACGGTGGCCGGGGCGCTGCTCGCCGAGGGGCCCGCCGCGCTGGAGGGTTTCCGGCTCACCGTCGGGCGGCCGGTGCTGCCGATGCTCGCGCACAGCGCCTCCTCGGTCGCCGAGGCGGTGGGCAGGCTGGGGGCGGCGGCGGTCGAGGAGAAGCTGGACGGCATCCGCGTCCAGGTGCACCGCGACGGCGACACGGTACGGGTGCACACCCGCACCCTGGACGACATCACCGGCCGGCTGCCCGAGGTGGCCGAGGCGGCCCGGAGCCTGCCGGGCGAGCGGTTCGTCCTGGACGGCGAGGCGATCTCGCTGGACGCGGACGGGCGGCCCCGCTCGTTCCAGGAGACGGCCGGGCGGATCGGTTCGCGCGCCGACGTGGCCACCGCGGCCCGGTCGCTCCCCGTCTCGGCGGTCTTCTTCGACGCGCTGTCGGTGGACGGCCGCGATCTGCTCGACCTGCCGCTGGCCCGCCGGCACGCGGAGCTGGCCCGGCTGGTGCCGGAGCCGATGCGGGTGCGGCGCGCCGTGGTCTCGGGGCCCGGGGAGACGGCGGCGGCCGAGGCGTTCCTCGCCGAGACGCTGGCGCGCGGCCACGAGGGCGTCGTGGTCAAGGCGCTCGACGCGGCCTACAGCGCGGGCCGCCGGGGTGCCGCCTGGCTGAAGGTCAAACCGGTGCACACCGTGGACCTGGTCGTGCTGGCCGCCGAGTGGGGCCACGGCCGGCGCACCGGCCTGCTGTCCAACCTGCACCTCGGGGCGCGCGCCGCCGACGGCTCGTTCGTCATGCTCGGCAAGACCTTCAAGGGCCTGACGGACCGGATGCTGGCCTGGCAGACGGAACGGCTGCGGGAGCTGGCGGTCGCCGAGTCCGGGCACGTGGTGACGGTGCGCCCGGAACTGGTCGTCGAGATCGCCTACGACGGGCTCCAGCGCTCCTCGCGCTATCCGGCCGGCGTCACGCTGCGCTTCGCCCGGGTGCTGCGCCACCGCGAGGACAAGCGCCCCGAGGAGGCGGACACCGTCGAGGCCCTGCTGGCCGCCCACCCGGGGGCCGCGCCGTGA
- a CDS encoding NADPH:quinone oxidoreductase family protein, protein MQAWQVHENGEPSEVMRLAETERPVPADGQVLLRVRAANVNFPDALLCRGEYQVRPPLPFTPGVEVCGETEDGRRVLATPALPHGGFAEYALADAATLLPAPDSLDDAEAAALHIGYQTGWFGLHRRARLEPGETLLVHAAAGGVGSAAVQLGKAAGATVIGVVGGAEKAAVADELGCDLVIDRRTENVVAAVKEATGGRGADVVYDPVGGDAYTQSAKAVAFEGRIVVVGFASGTVPRPALHHALVKNYSVLGLHWGLYQAKNPGLVRECHGRLTELAARGAIAPLVSARVPLDEAAAAVQRVADGTTTGRVTVVPGQETVA, encoded by the coding sequence ATGCAGGCATGGCAGGTGCACGAGAACGGCGAGCCGAGCGAGGTGATGCGGCTCGCGGAGACGGAGCGGCCCGTCCCCGCCGACGGCCAGGTCCTGCTCAGGGTCCGCGCCGCGAACGTCAACTTCCCCGACGCCCTGCTCTGCCGGGGCGAGTACCAGGTCAGGCCGCCGCTGCCCTTCACCCCCGGCGTCGAGGTCTGCGGCGAGACCGAGGACGGCCGCCGCGTCCTCGCCACCCCGGCGCTGCCGCACGGCGGCTTCGCCGAGTACGCCCTCGCCGACGCCGCCACGCTGCTGCCCGCGCCCGACTCCCTGGACGACGCCGAGGCCGCCGCGCTGCACATCGGCTACCAGACCGGCTGGTTCGGCCTGCACCGCCGCGCCCGCCTGGAACCCGGCGAGACCCTGCTCGTGCACGCCGCCGCCGGCGGGGTCGGCAGCGCCGCCGTGCAGCTCGGCAAGGCCGCCGGCGCGACCGTCATCGGCGTCGTCGGCGGAGCCGAGAAGGCCGCCGTCGCCGACGAACTCGGCTGCGACCTGGTGATCGACCGGCGCACGGAGAACGTCGTCGCCGCCGTCAAGGAGGCCACCGGCGGCCGGGGCGCCGACGTCGTCTACGACCCGGTCGGCGGCGACGCCTACACCCAGTCCGCCAAGGCCGTCGCCTTCGAGGGGCGGATCGTGGTCGTCGGCTTCGCGAGCGGCACCGTCCCCCGCCCCGCCCTCCACCACGCCCTCGTCAAGAACTACTCCGTCCTCGGCCTGCACTGGGGCCTCTACCAGGCCAAGAACCCCGGCCTGGTCCGCGAGTGCCACGGCCGGCTCACCGAGCTGGCCGCCCGCGGCGCGATCGCCCCGCTGGTCAGCGCGCGGGTGCCGCTCGACGAGGCCGCCGCGGCCGTCCAGCGGGTCGCCGACGGCACCACCACCGGCCGGGTGACGGTCGTCCCCGGACAGGAGACCGTCGCATGA
- a CDS encoding acyl-CoA dehydrogenase family protein has product MAEFTMEPNDEQKEVRDWLHGFAADVIRPAAAEWDEREETPWPVIQEAAKVGIYSLDFYAQQYFDPTGLGIPMAMEELFWGDAGIALSIVGTGLAAVGVLANGTEEQIGTWIPQMYGDPDDVKVAAFCSSEPDAGSDVASLRTRAVYDEAKDEWVLNGTKTWATNGGIANVHVVVAAVDPGLGSKGHASFIVPPGTPGLSQGQKFKKHGIRASHTAEVVLEDVRVPGSCLLGGKEKLDERLARARERAGKGGERVKNAAMATFEASRPAVGAMAVGTARAAYEVALDYARTREQFGRPVIDNQGVAFQLADMRTSIDAARLLVWRASWMAVNGRPFTAAEGSMSKLFASETAKKVTAQAIQILGGNGYTREYPVERMHRDAAIYTIFEGTSEIQRLVIARTLSGMPIR; this is encoded by the coding sequence ATGGCCGAGTTCACGATGGAGCCGAACGACGAACAGAAGGAGGTCCGGGACTGGCTGCACGGCTTCGCCGCCGACGTCATCCGTCCCGCCGCCGCCGAGTGGGACGAGCGGGAGGAGACCCCCTGGCCGGTGATCCAGGAGGCCGCCAAGGTCGGCATCTACTCGCTCGACTTCTACGCCCAGCAGTACTTCGACCCCACCGGCCTCGGCATCCCGATGGCGATGGAGGAGCTGTTCTGGGGTGACGCGGGCATCGCCCTGTCCATCGTCGGCACCGGCCTGGCCGCCGTCGGCGTCCTCGCCAACGGCACCGAGGAGCAGATCGGCACCTGGATCCCCCAGATGTACGGCGACCCGGACGACGTGAAGGTCGCCGCCTTCTGCTCCTCCGAGCCCGACGCCGGCTCCGACGTCGCCTCCCTGCGCACCCGCGCCGTCTACGACGAGGCCAAGGACGAGTGGGTGCTCAACGGCACCAAGACCTGGGCAACCAACGGCGGCATCGCCAACGTGCACGTGGTCGTCGCCGCCGTCGACCCCGGCCTCGGCTCCAAGGGCCACGCCTCCTTCATCGTCCCGCCGGGGACCCCGGGCCTCTCCCAGGGCCAGAAGTTCAAGAAGCACGGTATCCGCGCCTCGCACACCGCCGAGGTGGTGCTGGAGGACGTCCGCGTCCCCGGCTCCTGCCTGCTCGGCGGCAAGGAGAAGCTCGACGAACGGCTCGCCCGCGCCCGGGAACGGGCCGGGAAGGGCGGCGAGCGGGTGAAGAACGCCGCCATGGCCACCTTCGAGGCGTCGCGCCCGGCGGTCGGCGCCATGGCCGTCGGCACCGCCCGCGCCGCCTACGAGGTCGCCCTGGACTACGCCCGCACCCGCGAGCAGTTCGGACGTCCCGTCATCGACAACCAGGGCGTCGCCTTCCAGCTCGCCGACATGCGCACCTCCATCGACGCCGCCCGGCTCCTGGTGTGGCGGGCCTCCTGGATGGCCGTCAACGGCCGGCCGTTCACCGCGGCCGAGGGTTCGATGTCCAAACTGTTCGCGAGCGAGACGGCCAAGAAGGTCACCGCGCAGGCCATCCAGATCCTCGGCGGCAACGGCTACACCCGGGAGTACCCGGTCGAGCGCATGCACCGGGACGCCGCCATCTACACCATCTTCGAAGGCACGAGCGAGATCCAGCGCCTGGTGATCGCCCGGACCCTGTCCGGGATGCCGATCCGCTGA
- a CDS encoding NUDIX domain-containing protein, with translation MRRSAGLLLFRRSGDGTQVLLGHMGGPFHARRGAGSWTLPKGEYTAEESAWDAARREFREELGLAPPDGAAVPLGEVRQAGGKTVTAWAVEADLDPAAVVPGTFRMEWPPRSGRTAEFPELDRVAWFTLDAAREVIVPAQRAFLDRLREHSH, from the coding sequence GTGAGGCGCAGCGCGGGCCTGCTGCTCTTCCGCCGCTCCGGTGACGGGACGCAGGTGCTCCTCGGCCACATGGGCGGTCCCTTCCACGCGCGGCGCGGGGCGGGTTCGTGGACGCTGCCGAAGGGCGAGTACACCGCGGAGGAGAGCGCCTGGGACGCGGCGCGGCGGGAGTTCCGGGAGGAGCTGGGGCTCGCGCCGCCGGACGGCGCGGCCGTGCCGCTGGGCGAGGTCCGGCAGGCGGGCGGCAAGACGGTGACGGCGTGGGCGGTCGAGGCGGACCTCGACCCGGCCGCGGTGGTGCCCGGCACGTTCCGTATGGAGTGGCCGCCGCGGTCGGGCCGGACGGCTGAGTTCCCCGAGCTGGACCGGGTGGCCTGGTTCACGCTCGACGCGGCCCGCGAGGTGATCGTTCCGGCGCAGCGGGCGTTTCTCGACCGGCTGCGCGAGCACTCGCACTGA
- a CDS encoding XRE family transcriptional regulator: MTSDEVLAGVGPRLRQVRRERQVTLAALSEATGISVSTLSRLESGLRKPSLELLLPIARAHQVPLDELVGAPPVGDPRVRSQPIVRHGRTYWPLTRQPGGLQAFKVLEPRRHQEPDPRTHEGYEWLYVLSGRLRLVLGTHDMVLTAGEAVEFDTRVPHWFGSTGEGPAEFLSLFGPQGERMHVRARPSGRGS, encoded by the coding sequence ATGACGTCGGACGAAGTGCTCGCGGGTGTCGGACCGAGGCTGCGCCAGGTGCGCAGGGAACGGCAGGTGACCCTCGCCGCGCTCTCCGAGGCGACCGGCATCTCCGTCAGCACGCTCTCCCGGCTGGAGTCGGGGCTGCGCAAGCCGAGCCTGGAGCTGCTGCTGCCCATCGCCCGCGCCCACCAGGTGCCGCTGGACGAGCTGGTCGGCGCCCCGCCGGTCGGCGACCCCCGGGTGCGGTCCCAGCCGATCGTGCGCCACGGACGCACCTACTGGCCGCTGACCCGCCAGCCGGGCGGCCTCCAGGCGTTCAAGGTGCTCGAACCCCGGCGCCACCAGGAGCCCGACCCCCGCACTCACGAGGGGTACGAATGGCTCTACGTGCTCTCCGGCCGGCTCCGCCTGGTCCTCGGCACCCACGACATGGTGCTGACGGCGGGGGAGGCCGTGGAGTTCGACACCCGGGTGCCGCACTGGTTCGGCTCGACGGGGGAGGGGCCGGCGGAGTTCCTCAGCCTCTTCGGGCCGCAGGGGGAACGCATGCACGTCCGGGCGCGGCCGTCGGGGCGTGGTTCGTGA
- a CDS encoding NAD(P)/FAD-dependent oxidoreductase: MTPSNAPHGAAHPVPTAHPDDYEVVVVGGGAAGLSAALVLGRSRRRTLVVDAGEPRNAPSDHMQGYLTRDGMSPAEFLALGRAEAAGYGVELVRDRAADVVRDGDGLAVRLAGGRTVRARRLIVATGLRDELPGVPGVAERFGRDVLHCPFCHGWEVRDGAFGVLATGPLAVHQALMVSGWSDDVVLFAHPSAAGQPSATDLRRLAAAGVEVVRGEVTGLRVEDDRLTGVRLADGSVRARTALFVAPRAVPRTGLLERLGAELHETPHGTYPVVDATGQTSVPGVWAAGNAIGFAEQVVNAAGGGHRAAAAVVGDLIMSGVDAVLAREEAAQRV; the protein is encoded by the coding sequence ATGACCCCGAGCAACGCGCCGCACGGCGCGGCACACCCGGTGCCCACGGCACACCCGGACGACTACGAGGTGGTCGTCGTCGGAGGCGGCGCGGCGGGCCTGTCGGCCGCGCTGGTCCTCGGCCGGTCCCGCCGGCGCACCCTCGTCGTGGACGCGGGCGAGCCGCGCAACGCGCCCTCGGACCACATGCAGGGCTACCTCACGCGGGACGGCATGTCGCCCGCCGAGTTCCTGGCGCTCGGCCGCGCGGAGGCCGCCGGATACGGCGTCGAGCTGGTCCGCGACCGCGCGGCGGACGTGGTGCGGGACGGCGACGGCCTCGCCGTGCGGCTGGCCGGCGGCCGCACCGTGCGCGCCCGGCGGCTGATCGTCGCCACGGGGCTGCGGGACGAGCTGCCCGGCGTGCCGGGGGTGGCCGAGCGGTTCGGCCGGGACGTGCTGCACTGCCCGTTCTGCCACGGCTGGGAGGTACGCGACGGGGCCTTCGGGGTGCTCGCCACCGGCCCGCTCGCCGTGCACCAGGCCCTGATGGTCTCCGGCTGGTCGGACGACGTGGTCCTCTTCGCGCACCCGTCCGCCGCCGGGCAGCCGTCCGCCACCGATCTGCGGCGGCTGGCCGCGGCCGGTGTCGAGGTGGTGCGGGGCGAGGTCACCGGTCTGCGCGTCGAGGACGACCGGCTGACGGGCGTCCGGCTGGCGGACGGCTCGGTGCGCGCGCGCACGGCGCTCTTCGTCGCCCCGCGCGCCGTGCCGCGCACCGGCCTGCTGGAGCGGCTCGGCGCCGAACTGCACGAGACCCCCCACGGCACCTACCCGGTGGTCGACGCGACGGGCCAAACCAGCGTGCCCGGCGTGTGGGCGGCCGGCAACGCGATCGGCTTCGCCGAGCAGGTCGTCAACGCGGCCGGCGGCGGCCACCGGGCCGCGGCGGCGGTCGTCGGCGACCTGATCATGTCCGGGGTGGACGCGGTCCTCGCCCGGGAGGAGGCGGCGCAGCGGGTGTGA
- a CDS encoding acyl-CoA dehydrogenase family protein: MTDADDLRRRTAALLAAHPPGTTGRPEFLRARFDAGLAWVHFPEGLGGLGAPRALQAVADAELAAAGAPDNDPRRIGIGLGMAAPTILRHGTEEQKRRFLRPLWTGEEVWCQLFSEPGAGSDLAALGTRAVRRGDEWIVDGQKVWTSSAHLARWALLLARTDPDAPKHRGITYFLCDMTDPGVEVRPLRQITGEAEFNEVFLTGVRIPDTHRLGEAGDGWRVARTTLDNERVAIGGTRLPREGGMIGPVARTWRERPGLRTHDLHQRLLGLWVEAEVARLAVERLSQNLAAGRPGPEGAATKLGFARLNQEISGLEVELLGAEGLLYDDWTMRRPELVDFTGREAGYRYLRSKGNSIEGGTSEILLNIIAERVLGLPAEPRTDKDAAWKDLAR, translated from the coding sequence ATGACCGACGCCGACGACCTGCGCCGCCGTACCGCGGCCCTGCTGGCCGCCCACCCGCCGGGCACCACCGGGCGCCCGGAGTTCCTGCGAGCCCGCTTCGACGCCGGGCTCGCCTGGGTGCACTTCCCCGAAGGGCTCGGCGGACTCGGCGCCCCCCGCGCCCTCCAGGCCGTGGCCGACGCCGAACTCGCCGCCGCCGGCGCCCCCGACAACGACCCCCGGCGCATCGGCATCGGCCTCGGCATGGCCGCCCCGACGATCCTGCGCCACGGCACCGAGGAGCAGAAGCGGCGCTTCCTGCGCCCCCTGTGGACCGGCGAGGAGGTCTGGTGCCAGCTCTTCTCCGAACCCGGCGCCGGCTCGGACCTGGCCGCCCTCGGCACCCGGGCGGTCCGGCGGGGCGACGAGTGGATCGTCGACGGACAGAAGGTGTGGACCTCCAGCGCGCACCTCGCCCGCTGGGCCCTCCTCCTCGCCCGCACCGACCCGGACGCGCCCAAGCACCGGGGCATCACCTACTTCCTCTGCGACATGACCGATCCCGGGGTCGAGGTCCGGCCACTGCGCCAGATCACCGGCGAGGCCGAGTTCAACGAGGTCTTCCTCACCGGCGTCCGCATCCCCGACACCCACCGCCTGGGCGAGGCCGGCGACGGCTGGCGGGTCGCCCGGACCACGCTGGACAACGAACGCGTCGCCATCGGCGGCACCCGGCTGCCCCGCGAGGGCGGCATGATCGGCCCCGTCGCCCGCACCTGGCGCGAACGCCCCGGCCTGCGCACCCACGACCTGCACCAGCGGCTGCTCGGCCTCTGGGTCGAGGCCGAGGTCGCCCGGCTCGCCGTCGAGCGGCTCAGCCAGAACCTCGCCGCCGGCCGGCCCGGACCCGAGGGCGCCGCCACGAAACTCGGCTTCGCCCGGCTCAACCAGGAGATCAGCGGCCTGGAAGTCGAACTCCTCGGAGCCGAGGGCCTCTTGTACGACGACTGGACCATGCGCCGCCCGGAACTGGTGGACTTCACCGGCCGCGAGGCCGGCTACCGATACCTGCGCTCCAAGGGCAACAGCATCGAGGGCGGCACCAGCGAGATCCTGCTCAACATCATCGCCGAACGCGTCCTCGGCCTGCCCGCCGAACCCCGTACCGACAAGGACGCCGCCTGGAAGGACCTGGCCCGATGA
- a CDS encoding DUF6213 family protein encodes MTREVTLPLIVDDHGALQVAAADVSKLLRTVGGRWLRLVEGGEEGLDEDTVAALTIELAKLADRIDVACIAHSSGPAS; translated from the coding sequence GTGACCCGCGAAGTGACCCTGCCCCTGATCGTCGACGACCACGGCGCCCTCCAGGTGGCCGCCGCCGACGTGAGCAAACTGCTGCGCACGGTGGGCGGACGCTGGCTGCGGCTGGTGGAGGGCGGCGAGGAGGGCCTGGACGAGGACACCGTCGCGGCCCTCACCATCGAGCTGGCGAAGCTCGCCGACCGCATCGACGTGGCCTGCATCGCGCACAGCAGCGGCCCCGCCTCCTGA
- the def gene encoding peptide deformylase, which translates to MRHGSLPGVRGRVRPLRLLGAPVLHAPCEEVTDFGPELAALVEDLFATMYAARGVGLAANQIGEPLRVFVHDCPDDEDVRHLGHVVNPRLVEAGGLELRGPEGCLSLPGLEAGTVRHDEAVVEGFTVRGEPVRVRGTGFFARCLQHECDHLDGGVYADRLTGWRRRRVLRQAAKAPWARGRTAPGEP; encoded by the coding sequence ATGCGACACGGTTCCCTGCCCGGCGTCCGCGGGCGCGTACGGCCCCTGCGCCTCCTCGGCGCTCCCGTCCTGCACGCGCCCTGCGAGGAGGTCACCGACTTCGGTCCGGAACTCGCCGCGCTCGTGGAGGACTTGTTCGCCACGATGTACGCGGCCCGCGGTGTGGGCCTGGCCGCCAACCAGATCGGCGAGCCGCTGAGGGTCTTCGTCCACGACTGTCCGGACGACGAGGACGTGCGCCATCTGGGTCACGTGGTCAACCCGCGGCTGGTCGAGGCCGGCGGCCTGGAGCTGCGCGGACCGGAGGGCTGCCTGTCGCTGCCGGGTCTGGAGGCGGGCACGGTGCGCCACGACGAGGCGGTGGTCGAGGGGTTCACGGTGCGCGGGGAGCCGGTCCGGGTGCGCGGCACCGGGTTCTTCGCGCGCTGCCTCCAGCACGAGTGCGACCACCTGGACGGCGGGGTGTACGCCGACCGCCTGACGGGATGGCGCCGGCGCAGGGTGCTCCGGCAGGCCGCCAAGGCCCCCTGGGCCCGCGGCCGGACCGCGCCGGGGGAGCCCTAG
- a CDS encoding NADP-dependent succinic semialdehyde dehydrogenase produces the protein MPIATVNPATGETLRTYEAMGEEEIERRLLLAEATFRTYRTTGFEERARLMRQAADLLEEDLEEVGALVTTEMGKPVAQSRAEAAKCAKAMRWYADRAAVLLADEEPDAADVKDSGASRALVRYRPLGPVLAVMPWNFPLWQVMRFAAPALMAGNVGLLKHASNVPGCALYLEDLFHRAGFPEGCFQTLLIGSAAVDDVLRDERVRAATLTGSEPAGRAVASTSGEMIKKTVLELGGSDPFVVMPSADLDRAVRVAVTARTQNAGQSCIAAKRFIVHDAVYEAFTERFTEGMRALRVGDPMDEATEVGPLSSEQGVRDLAELVEDAVRGGARVLCGGERPAGPGWYYPPTVLAGITREMRVHREEAFGPVATVYRADDLDEAVLIANDTDFGLSSNVWTRDEAEVDRFVRDLEAGGVYVNGMTASHPAFPFGGVKRSGYGRELSGHGIREFCNITTVWHGA, from the coding sequence ATGCCCATCGCGACGGTGAACCCCGCGACCGGCGAGACGCTCAGGACGTACGAGGCCATGGGCGAGGAGGAGATCGAGCGCCGGCTGCTGCTCGCGGAGGCCACCTTCCGCACGTACCGGACGACGGGGTTCGAGGAGCGGGCGCGGCTGATGCGGCAGGCCGCCGATCTGCTGGAGGAGGACCTGGAGGAGGTCGGGGCGCTCGTCACCACCGAGATGGGCAAACCGGTGGCGCAGTCCCGCGCGGAGGCCGCCAAGTGCGCCAAGGCGATGCGCTGGTACGCCGACCGGGCCGCCGTGCTGCTCGCCGACGAGGAGCCGGACGCGGCCGACGTGAAGGACTCGGGCGCCTCCCGGGCCCTGGTGCGCTACCGGCCGCTCGGCCCGGTGCTCGCGGTGATGCCGTGGAACTTCCCGCTGTGGCAGGTGATGCGGTTCGCGGCGCCCGCGCTGATGGCGGGCAACGTCGGTCTGCTCAAGCACGCCTCGAACGTGCCGGGGTGCGCGCTGTACCTGGAGGACCTGTTCCACCGGGCCGGGTTCCCGGAGGGCTGCTTCCAGACGCTGCTGATCGGGTCGGCGGCGGTCGACGACGTCCTGCGCGACGAGCGGGTGCGGGCCGCGACGCTGACCGGCAGCGAGCCGGCCGGGCGCGCGGTCGCCTCCACCTCCGGGGAGATGATCAAGAAGACGGTGCTGGAGCTGGGCGGCAGCGACCCGTTCGTCGTCATGCCCTCCGCCGACCTCGACCGGGCGGTGCGGGTCGCGGTGACCGCGCGGACGCAGAACGCCGGTCAGTCCTGCATCGCCGCCAAGCGGTTCATCGTGCACGACGCGGTGTACGAGGCCTTCACCGAGCGCTTCACCGAGGGGATGCGGGCGCTGCGCGTGGGCGACCCGATGGACGAGGCGACGGAGGTCGGTCCGCTCTCCAGCGAACAGGGGGTGCGCGATCTGGCGGAGCTGGTCGAGGACGCGGTGCGCGGCGGGGCACGGGTGCTGTGCGGCGGCGAACGCCCCGCAGGGCCCGGCTGGTACTACCCGCCGACCGTGCTGGCCGGCATCACGCGGGAGATGCGGGTCCACCGGGAGGAGGCGTTCGGGCCGGTCGCCACGGTGTACCGGGCGGACGACCTGGACGAGGCGGTGCTCATCGCCAACGACACCGACTTCGGCCTGAGTTCCAACGTGTGGACGCGGGACGAGGCCGAGGTGGACCGCTTCGTACGGGACCTGGAGGCGGGCGGGGTGTACGTCAACGGGATGACGGCCTCGCATCCGGCCTTCCCGTTCGGCGGGGTCAAGCGGTCGGGCTACGGACGTGAGCTGTCCGGGCACGGAATCCGGGAGTTCTGCAACATCACCACCGTGTGGCACGGAGCGTGA
- a CDS encoding TetR family transcriptional regulator: MDTTQRTEQQRSADRRRRELLEAADRVVLREGPHASMNAIAAEAGITKPILYRHFGDKGGLYAALAQRHTDALLASLRAALDAPAERRRRVEATLDTYLAAIEARPQVYRFLMHPAEGAPAPGDQAEQGFDVGKHSAPLLRRMGEELAQVIEERLDAGPGTQQVARVWGHGIVGMMHAAGDWWLGERPCSRAELVHGLADLLWGRLACADDRVGGPGF; this comes from the coding sequence ATGGACACCACGCAGCGGACCGAACAGCAGCGGTCCGCCGACCGCCGACGGCGCGAACTGCTGGAGGCCGCCGACCGGGTGGTGCTGCGCGAGGGCCCGCACGCCTCGATGAACGCCATCGCCGCCGAGGCCGGCATCACCAAGCCCATCCTCTACCGCCACTTCGGCGACAAGGGCGGACTCTACGCCGCCCTCGCCCAGCGCCACACGGACGCCCTCCTCGCTTCGCTGCGGGCCGCCCTGGACGCCCCGGCGGAGCGACGGCGGCGCGTGGAGGCCACCCTCGACACCTATCTCGCGGCCATCGAGGCACGCCCGCAGGTGTACCGCTTCCTGATGCATCCGGCGGAGGGCGCCCCCGCCCCCGGCGACCAGGCCGAGCAGGGCTTCGACGTCGGCAAGCACTCGGCACCGCTGCTGCGCCGCATGGGCGAGGAACTGGCCCAGGTCATCGAGGAACGGCTCGACGCCGGACCGGGCACGCAGCAGGTCGCCCGGGTGTGGGGGCACGGCATCGTCGGCATGATGCACGCCGCCGGCGACTGGTGGCTGGGCGAACGCCCCTGCTCCCGCGCCGAGTTGGTACACGGCCTGGCCGACCTGCTCTGGGGCCGGCTGGCCTGCGCCGACGACCGGGTCGGCGGGCCCGGCTTCTAG